The Acidianus manzaensis genome has a window encoding:
- a CDS encoding carboxypeptidase-like regulatory domain-containing protein, whose product MNKIFGLIVIVLMFSMVFAGTFSMLNSKASTGFEVISPFPEEHFALINDTELITNISVYAPGLVGATVNLAVTGPYDIEMTSAGIPIGSIGSTGYLNLTNYVLPTTLFEANGTPLTHFIPGEYNFTISVGLNHATVPVYFTSPNEVEMVVSVYSNGQPLQGVTVDVYNETSSMFLVSNTTDAQGVATLTVPYVYTMTNTYNVTATKPGYKEVYTTVTVPPDQISAVSVKLTTSPVTFVITPYYFEDEGIQEPTVPTVINGEQVYVASGFEGTTLSMIINATESGVPISGATITGKYSYFVNGVEKTSTSTATYIGNGMYNLSIMLPVATNYVPYTVSIAVTGSYQSSTYSFVALVSAEANYIGIIEQLNSTVNTLSAEVSLLQSELSSNVTLLKSDISSLNSTIMTLESELSSLNSTVNTLKSELASVNSTLTTEVNSLESKVSTLSSEVSSLNSEVSSLNTTVSSDHSSISSLSSKVNSMSTLEYAALGIAIVGLIVAIVAIVLVFRKVA is encoded by the coding sequence ATGAATAAAATATTTGGTTTGATAGTTATTGTATTAATGTTTTCGATGGTATTTGCTGGTACGTTTTCAATGCTAAATAGTAAAGCATCTACTGGATTTGAAGTAATTTCACCATTTCCCGAAGAACATTTTGCTTTAATTAATGATACAGAGTTAATAACAAACATATCAGTATATGCTCCAGGTCTAGTAGGCGCTACAGTTAATTTAGCTGTTACTGGTCCATATGATATTGAAATGACTTCAGCTGGTATACCAATAGGAAGTATAGGATCAACTGGATACCTTAACTTAACTAATTATGTTCTTCCTACTACTTTATTCGAAGCTAATGGTACTCCATTAACTCACTTTATACCTGGAGAATATAATTTCACGATTTCAGTGGGATTAAATCATGCTACAGTGCCAGTTTACTTTACGTCTCCAAATGAAGTAGAAATGGTAGTAAGTGTATATTCTAATGGTCAACCATTACAAGGTGTTACTGTTGATGTATACAATGAAACCTCAAGTATGTTCTTGGTAAGTAATACTACTGATGCTCAAGGTGTTGCTACTTTAACAGTACCATATGTATATACTATGACAAACACGTATAATGTAACAGCTACAAAGCCTGGCTATAAGGAAGTCTATACTACTGTTACAGTTCCTCCAGATCAAATCTCTGCAGTATCAGTAAAATTAACTACTAGTCCAGTAACTTTTGTTATAACTCCATATTATTTTGAAGATGAAGGAATACAAGAGCCTACTGTTCCAACAGTAATTAATGGAGAGCAAGTTTATGTTGCTTCTGGATTTGAGGGCACTACTTTATCTATGATAATCAATGCTACTGAATCTGGTGTTCCAATAAGTGGAGCTACTATAACTGGTAAGTATAGTTATTTTGTTAATGGCGTTGAAAAGACATCCACATCTACTGCGACATATATTGGAAATGGAATGTATAACTTAAGCATAATGTTGCCAGTCGCTACTAACTATGTGCCATATACTGTAAGTATAGCTGTTACAGGAAGCTATCAATCTAGTACTTACTCTTTCGTAGCTTTAGTAAGTGCTGAGGCAAATTACATAGGAATAATTGAGCAATTAAATAGTACTGTTAATACATTAAGTGCTGAAGTAAGTTTATTGCAATCTGAATTAAGTAGTAATGTGACATTATTAAAGTCTGATATATCTTCATTAAATTCTACCATTATGACGTTAGAAAGTGAGTTATCTTCATTAAATAGTACTGTTAATACATTAAAGTCTGAATTAGCTAGTGTAAATTCGACTCTTACTACTGAGGTTAATTCGTTAGAATCTAAAGTTTCTACATTAAGTTCTGAAGTCTCATCTTTAAATTCTGAAGTATCTTCATTAAATACTACTGTATCATCTGATCATTCATCAATTAGTAGTTTATCTTCAAAAGTAAATTCAATGTCGACATTAGAGTATGCAGCTTTAGGTATAGCTATAGTAGGTTTAATCGTAGCTATAGTTGCTATAGTATTGGTATTTAGGAAAGTAGCATAA
- a CDS encoding ParA family protein produces MRITILSAKGGIGKSTISLLLGKFFACNGKNTLIIDRDPLGWISRIAGITDNGLLSKIVNRDDNVTSSLTELHLKGKLGVLKLYGDGPRFYVDYENIKKKDELKNKLEMEYKKIITKNYNYFIVDNPSMVGYMDEEVFLELYMFRKILPQEKIFRIYITDSSDASIQTTKKYIESIEKDANNIGTYIAVIINLVPPFPEDIEKAKQKASQFEKFKIVLPFKEDLFMINKEISEINIPEEIKSLGEYISSLNK; encoded by the coding sequence ATGAGAATAACAATTCTCAGCGCTAAGGGTGGTATAGGTAAGTCTACAATCTCATTATTACTAGGTAAATTCTTCGCATGTAATGGAAAAAATACATTAATAATTGATAGAGACCCTTTAGGTTGGATATCAAGAATTGCTGGAATTACAGATAATGGATTATTAAGCAAAATAGTAAATAGAGATGATAATGTTACCAGTTCATTAACTGAATTACATCTTAAAGGAAAATTAGGTGTATTAAAATTATATGGAGATGGCCCAAGATTTTACGTAGATTATGAAAACATTAAGAAAAAAGATGAATTAAAAAACAAATTAGAGATGGAATATAAAAAAATAATAACAAAAAACTACAATTATTTTATAGTTGATAATCCTTCAATGGTAGGCTATATGGATGAAGAAGTATTCCTAGAGTTATATATGTTTAGAAAAATACTTCCACAAGAAAAAATTTTTAGAATATATATCACTGATTCAAGCGATGCATCAATCCAAACTACTAAAAAATATATAGAGAGTATAGAAAAAGATGCAAATAATATAGGAACATACATTGCTGTTATCATTAATCTAGTTCCGCCCTTTCCCGAAGATATTGAAAAGGCTAAGCAAAAGGCTTCACAGTTTGAAAAATTTAAGATAGTTTTGCCTTTCAAAGAAGATTTATTCATGATTAATAAAGAAATATCTGAAATAAATATTCCAGAAGAAATTAAGAGCCTTGGAGAATATATATCAAGTCTAAATAAATAA
- a CDS encoding plasma-membrane proton-efflux P-type ATPase produces MSNTFENKSIQDTLTAFNTTLEGLTEEEAQQRIKKYGYNEVKEKKQSPVIKFLKKFWAPVPWMLEITTIITYILGKYLDMYIILFLLIFNSVISFIQEKRAENAVELLKQKLNVKTRVLRDKKWKIIEARLLVPGDIVHIRLGDIVPADIKIIEGEVLVDQSALTGESMPVEKKKQNVIYSGSIIKRGEATGIVIATGEKTYFGKTTELVQTAKAESHLEKLIFNIVKYLVILDIALVIALFIFSLLVGIKISTILPFSLIVLIASVPVALPATFTIAMALGSQELANHGVLVTRLTASEDAASMDILNLDKTGTITENRLRVGDPIPAEGFTKEDVVRYAYIASDEASQDPIDTAVISCFRENRITPTNFEKINFTPFDPSIKRTEATVKLNQKILKVMKGAPPVIAQLSDTSNMKDYNKILENLSERGYRTISVAIAEENQKPKLVGILPLYDRPRKDSKDFIEEIKKLNVSPKMVTGDNELIAKEIAKQVDIGDIICNINDIKKILDENQQIKKVEECNVFANVFPEDKYFIVKTLQKGKHYVGMTGDGVNDAPALKQAEVGIAVANATDVAKASASMVLTHEGLTDIVEAIKTGRKIYQRMLTYTINKIIKTLQVVIFLTLSFFIVKFFVTTAFDVILLLFANDFVTMSIATDNVRYSMKPERLDAGKIVKASLILAILILVESFFSLWLGIFLKLSLNQIQTFIFDMLVFSGQFTVYMVRERKSMWSSKPSKFLLTSSIADIIFISTISALGILVYPIPIQYVIMILAISFAFTVIFDHIKSISFKTVGI; encoded by the coding sequence ATGAGTAACACATTTGAAAATAAATCAATACAAGATACATTAACAGCCTTTAACACAACCTTAGAAGGACTTACAGAAGAAGAAGCACAACAAAGAATAAAAAAATACGGATACAACGAAGTAAAAGAAAAGAAACAAAGCCCAGTAATAAAATTCCTAAAAAAATTCTGGGCACCAGTACCTTGGATGCTAGAAATAACCACCATCATAACATACATCCTAGGAAAATACCTAGACATGTACATCATCTTATTCCTCCTTATATTTAATTCCGTAATAAGCTTCATACAAGAAAAAAGAGCAGAAAACGCAGTAGAATTATTAAAACAAAAACTAAACGTAAAAACAAGAGTATTAAGAGACAAAAAATGGAAAATAATAGAAGCCAGACTCCTAGTACCTGGAGACATAGTACACATTAGATTAGGAGACATAGTACCCGCAGACATAAAAATAATAGAAGGAGAAGTCCTAGTAGACCAATCAGCCCTAACAGGAGAATCGATGCCAGTAGAAAAAAAGAAACAAAACGTAATTTATTCCGGATCAATAATAAAAAGAGGAGAAGCAACAGGAATAGTAATTGCTACAGGAGAAAAAACATACTTCGGAAAAACAACAGAACTAGTACAAACAGCAAAAGCAGAATCACACCTAGAAAAACTAATCTTCAACATAGTAAAATACCTAGTCATTCTAGATATAGCACTAGTAATAGCCTTATTCATTTTTTCCCTATTAGTAGGAATAAAAATATCAACAATACTACCATTTTCCCTAATAGTCCTTATAGCATCAGTACCAGTAGCATTACCAGCTACATTCACAATAGCAATGGCATTAGGAAGCCAAGAACTAGCAAACCACGGAGTATTAGTAACAAGACTAACAGCATCAGAAGACGCAGCATCAATGGACATTTTAAACCTAGATAAAACAGGAACAATAACAGAAAATAGACTAAGAGTAGGAGATCCAATACCAGCAGAAGGATTTACAAAAGAAGACGTAGTAAGATACGCCTATATAGCCTCAGACGAAGCAAGCCAAGACCCAATAGACACAGCAGTTATTTCTTGTTTTAGAGAAAATAGAATAACCCCAACAAACTTCGAAAAAATAAACTTCACACCATTCGACCCATCAATAAAAAGAACAGAAGCAACAGTAAAACTAAACCAAAAAATCCTAAAAGTAATGAAAGGAGCACCACCAGTAATAGCACAACTCTCAGACACATCAAACATGAAGGACTACAACAAAATCCTTGAAAACCTATCAGAAAGAGGATATAGAACAATATCAGTAGCAATAGCAGAAGAAAACCAAAAACCAAAACTAGTAGGAATACTACCACTTTACGATAGACCAAGAAAAGACAGCAAAGACTTCATAGAAGAAATTAAAAAACTAAACGTAAGCCCAAAAATGGTAACAGGAGATAACGAACTAATAGCAAAAGAAATAGCAAAACAAGTAGACATAGGAGACATAATCTGCAACATAAACGACATCAAAAAAATTCTAGACGAAAACCAACAAATAAAAAAAGTAGAAGAATGTAACGTATTCGCAAACGTATTCCCAGAAGATAAATACTTCATAGTTAAAACACTACAAAAAGGAAAACATTACGTAGGAATGACAGGAGACGGAGTAAACGATGCTCCAGCATTAAAACAAGCAGAAGTAGGAATAGCCGTAGCCAACGCAACAGACGTAGCAAAAGCCTCAGCAAGCATGGTACTAACACATGAAGGACTTACAGACATAGTAGAAGCAATAAAAACAGGAAGAAAAATATACCAAAGAATGCTTACATATACAATAAATAAAATAATAAAAACACTACAAGTAGTCATATTCCTCACACTCTCATTCTTCATAGTAAAATTCTTCGTTACTACAGCATTTGACGTAATCCTCCTACTATTTGCAAACGACTTCGTAACAATGTCAATAGCTACAGACAACGTAAGATACTCAATGAAACCAGAAAGACTAGATGCAGGAAAAATAGTAAAAGCATCCTTAATACTCGCAATACTCATACTAGTAGAATCATTCTTCTCACTTTGGCTAGGAATATTCCTAAAATTAAGCTTAAATCAAATACAAACATTCATCTTTGACATGCTAGTATTTAGCGGACAATTTACAGTATACATGGTAAGAGAAAGAAAAAGCATGTGGTCATCAAAACCAAGCAAATTCCTCCTAACAAGTAGCATAGCAGACATCATATTCATCTCAACAATATCAGCTTTAGGAATACTAGTATATCCAATACCAATACAATACGTAATAATGATCCTAGCAATATCATTCGCATTCACCGTAATCTTCGATCACATAAAAAGCATCTCATTCAAAACAGTAGGAATATAA
- a CDS encoding transferase — translation MDGKIPLEGEVYLDGEKVDARLFLHVKGYNRARVTHVDIEGEKIKGLIKPRHSVYPLVNWKNNSVEIDIGEHKLKVIIPSLPLDFSSNLYVGGKGKGLFIGFHKEQLRVLEDVARKIGVEPISRSKK, via the coding sequence ATGGATGGGAAAATTCCTTTGGAAGGTGAAGTTTACTTAGATGGCGAGAAAGTTGATGCAAGATTGTTTTTGCATGTTAAAGGATATAATAGGGCTAGGGTGACTCATGTAGATATTGAAGGTGAAAAAATCAAGGGATTAATAAAACCTAGGCATTCTGTTTATCCTCTTGTAAATTGGAAGAATAATTCTGTTGAGATAGATATAGGTGAACATAAGCTTAAGGTAATTATTCCTAGTTTACCTCTAGATTTTTCTTCTAATCTTTATGTTGGAGGCAAGGGTAAAGGTTTGTTTATAGGCTTTCACAAGGAGCAATTAAGAGTATTAGAAGATGTAGCTAGAAAGATTGGAGTGGAGCCAATCAGTAGAAGTAAAAAATGA
- a CDS encoding ParA family protein: MIITFTPLPTYGKSHIISLLSLGLSWKGKRTLVIDLDEKSYTSTFFIKPKYVKKGLFNIKNTNIDILVYPCKIEPDLDNYDDIQPDFTNYVENALSYAKIKIKDYDYIFIDFHPRISMIAMNAIESSQYIISVLPPSKNRELRKSINILIHWMNQFYVNLKYIGNIVIYEGKPYEQEYEAYRIVDDALKSLSDDEKKEIEKRIYPYDGNLKLINFKTAIPARKELINLNFSDTKKEIPIFISARKEKNKKIITDLTEEFLERITKA; encoded by the coding sequence ATGATAATAACATTTACACCATTACCGACTTACGGAAAATCCCACATAATATCGCTATTATCACTAGGACTAAGTTGGAAAGGAAAAAGAACACTAGTAATAGACTTAGATGAGAAAAGCTACACATCGACCTTTTTTATAAAACCAAAATACGTAAAAAAAGGATTATTCAACATAAAAAACACAAACATAGATATTCTAGTATACCCATGTAAAATAGAACCAGACCTAGATAACTATGACGATATACAACCAGACTTCACTAATTACGTAGAAAACGCATTATCTTACGCAAAAATAAAAATAAAAGACTACGACTACATATTCATAGACTTCCACCCTAGAATATCAATGATAGCAATGAACGCCATAGAATCATCACAATACATAATATCAGTATTGCCACCAAGCAAAAACAGAGAACTTAGAAAATCAATAAACATCCTAATCCATTGGATGAACCAATTCTACGTAAACCTAAAGTATATAGGAAACATAGTAATTTATGAAGGAAAACCATACGAACAAGAATACGAAGCCTACAGAATAGTAGACGACGCACTAAAATCACTTAGCGATGACGAAAAAAAAGAAATTGAAAAAAGAATCTATCCATATGACGGGAACTTAAAACTAATAAACTTCAAAACAGCAATACCAGCAAGAAAAGAACTAATAAACCTTAATTTTAGTGACACAAAAAAAGAAATTCCAATATTTATTTCAGCAAGAAAAGAAAAAAATAAAAAGATAATTACTGATCTAACAGAAGAGTTTCTAGAAAGAATTACAAAAGCATGA
- a CDS encoding ABC transporter permease has translation MESKGITARLYSFLYIRGFKVWTSYRTQVALTVLSWTLPVFTYYFIGTALGNSLVEKIDVSDYTSFFVVGLAFQGYVTSVITTISQRIRNEQLYGTIEYYVLSKSGVVGFLLYSAIWGFTINTVNAIIILLVGDGLGVKYNINWIPTILIIILLITSTLGLAFLSASFTMIIKQGNPISLFFSTFTTLLGGVVFPITVMPTPITYLSDALPLTWALEGLRNSMLQGYSIIQEANILIILLIFNAILLPLGIFSYKYAFKKAREKGTLGEY, from the coding sequence ATGGAGAGTAAGGGAATAACAGCCAGATTATATTCATTCCTCTATATTAGAGGATTCAAAGTTTGGACAAGCTACAGAACACAAGTAGCCCTGACAGTTCTATCTTGGACACTACCTGTCTTCACTTATTATTTTATAGGAACAGCCTTAGGAAATAGTTTAGTAGAAAAAATAGACGTTTCAGATTACACAAGCTTCTTCGTAGTAGGCTTAGCATTTCAAGGATACGTAACATCAGTTATAACAACAATAAGCCAAAGAATTAGAAACGAACAACTTTACGGAACAATAGAATACTACGTATTATCAAAATCTGGAGTAGTAGGATTCCTCCTATATTCAGCAATATGGGGATTTACAATAAATACAGTAAACGCAATAATAATACTTTTAGTAGGAGATGGACTAGGAGTAAAATACAACATTAACTGGATTCCAACAATCCTTATTATTATACTCCTCATAACTTCAACACTAGGCTTAGCCTTCCTCTCAGCTTCCTTTACAATGATAATAAAACAAGGAAACCCAATATCACTATTCTTTTCAACATTCACAACACTATTAGGAGGAGTAGTATTTCCAATAACAGTAATGCCTACACCAATAACTTACTTAAGCGACGCTCTACCATTAACATGGGCATTAGAAGGATTAAGAAACTCAATGCTACAAGGATATTCAATAATACAAGAAGCAAACATATTAATTATACTCCTAATATTTAACGCAATACTTTTACCTTTAGGAATATTTTCGTACAAATACGCATTCAAAAAAGCAAGAGAAAAAGGAACACTAGGAGAATACTAA
- a CDS encoding APC family permease has translation MAQRKGLFIRESSGLVREVSPWASLSANFGLVTGGVPILILSWLFTSPGANWVASFLLMLPPTLGMAFLFYISGVSMPRSGGDYVFNSRAVHPVVGFLNYFGLFVAFGLSLGYYSYLAAQWFGYLFSGLGLAYGNSFYLSLGNWFSSTEGSVIVGIIVVFFSIVLSIIPRVQWRFIFWGGVITLITSIIMFAFLLQIHPSSFASALDSSTGISNAYNEVIADAQSNGLHYYPVLYATILAGPVIWYYYSWYNLPASWAGEMKQVRRNVLYSIIVAILIIFVYYSIFTYLSLNAFGYKFMTSWSYISNNNINDTVYNNLSSIGDFTPYFALIVNHNILIYLIMFIALWLPNFYSNPPLVTSLVRYLFSWSFDRIIPEKFADVNDRLRAPVKATIVVGAIGIIGVLLYALNTVVALVDVTVIFEIGYAVFAISTALMPYLRKSLYENTVPVKRKLLGIPVISLIGFAVFAFLIFILAYTWGNPVLLPINFATIGSLIVIYAVGGIIFLASKYNNKKKGIDLTLLFQEIPPE, from the coding sequence ATGGCTCAAAGGAAGGGTTTATTCATAAGAGAATCCTCCGGTTTAGTGAGAGAAGTAAGTCCTTGGGCTTCTTTATCAGCTAACTTTGGACTCGTAACCGGAGGTGTTCCTATCTTAATTTTAAGTTGGCTTTTTACTTCACCTGGAGCAAATTGGGTTGCTTCTTTTTTGTTAATGTTGCCTCCTACTTTAGGTATGGCTTTTCTTTTTTATATATCTGGTGTATCTATGCCTAGATCTGGTGGTGATTACGTATTCAACAGTAGGGCTGTTCATCCAGTAGTAGGTTTTCTAAATTATTTTGGATTGTTTGTTGCTTTTGGATTGTCTTTAGGATATTATAGTTATTTAGCTGCTCAATGGTTTGGTTATTTATTTTCTGGTTTAGGTTTGGCATATGGGAATTCGTTTTATCTATCTTTAGGTAATTGGTTTTCTTCTACTGAGGGTAGTGTTATCGTAGGTATAATAGTAGTGTTTTTCTCCATTGTTCTTTCTATAATTCCTAGAGTACAGTGGAGGTTTATATTTTGGGGAGGAGTTATAACGTTAATAACATCTATAATAATGTTTGCGTTTTTGCTTCAGATTCATCCTAGTAGTTTTGCTTCTGCTTTAGATTCGTCTACTGGGATTTCTAATGCTTATAATGAAGTTATAGCAGATGCTCAAAGTAATGGTTTGCATTATTATCCAGTACTTTATGCTACTATTTTAGCTGGTCCAGTAATCTGGTATTATTATTCTTGGTATAATTTGCCTGCATCCTGGGCAGGAGAAATGAAGCAAGTTAGGAGGAATGTGCTGTATTCTATAATTGTAGCTATTCTCATTATATTTGTATATTATTCTATTTTCACTTATTTGAGTTTAAATGCTTTTGGATATAAGTTTATGACTTCTTGGAGTTACATAAGTAATAACAATATTAATGATACAGTATATAATAATCTGTCATCTATAGGAGATTTTACACCTTACTTTGCTTTGATAGTCAATCATAATATCTTAATTTATCTAATAATGTTTATTGCTTTATGGTTACCTAATTTCTATAGTAATCCTCCTTTAGTGACTTCTTTAGTAAGGTATTTGTTCTCGTGGTCTTTCGATAGGATAATCCCAGAGAAATTTGCAGATGTTAATGATAGACTTAGGGCTCCAGTTAAGGCTACGATTGTTGTAGGAGCTATAGGAATTATAGGAGTTTTACTTTATGCTTTGAACACTGTTGTTGCATTAGTTGATGTTACGGTTATTTTCGAAATTGGTTATGCAGTTTTTGCTATATCTACTGCTTTAATGCCTTATCTAAGGAAATCGCTTTATGAAAATACTGTGCCAGTGAAAAGGAAATTATTAGGTATACCAGTGATAAGTTTAATTGGTTTTGCTGTGTTTGCTTTTCTTATATTTATTTTAGCTTATACTTGGGGTAATCCAGTTCTTTTGCCAATAAATTTTGCTACTATAGGTAGTCTAATAGTTATTTATGCTGTTGGTGGCATCATATTTTTGGCCTCAAAATATAATAATAAGAAAAAGGGAATTGATTTAACTCTTTTATTCCAAGAAATTCCACCAGAGTGA
- a CDS encoding glycosyltransferase family 39 protein: protein MDKKLLNINYIFYTALGIIIVIYTYFTVKTFAPVQGYIGDEVWYPTAAYNYLKLIFHITPPMYFPYSNEAGIQTYLNLSHPPLAKYIMDIFILFLGYSPIAWRLGSWIIGDLLVIAGFFYARYIVGNDIIGNLAGLMTAIILVSDPNLWLLHGIAMLDIYVAFFSFMSLFFLIRKRILLASIFLGLAFASKEPSFVLVIPFLYYLGELEKKPLKRVIYGLGIPASIYLLASVPLMVYYGGIINWFILKYQHMVAWDITNGHIALTAVSQISTPWGWFLNIHPFYMGYNFYANVNPVIMFLWLGLTPIAFIMKNLKMIMTTMFAWTEWLGFTLVYFLGNHTLFSFYVTDFAPFLDSYVVISLFMIARYTLLKNKNINIESKNIPDIKIVKENNETEQKEKN from the coding sequence ATGGACAAGAAATTATTAAATATTAATTACATATTTTATACCGCTTTAGGAATTATAATAGTGATTTATACTTATTTTACTGTAAAAACTTTTGCCCCAGTACAAGGATATATTGGAGATGAAGTATGGTATCCTACAGCTGCTTACAATTATCTTAAACTTATTTTCCATATAACACCTCCAATGTATTTTCCATATTCTAATGAAGCTGGAATACAAACATACCTTAACCTATCACATCCACCATTAGCTAAATATATCATGGACATATTTATATTATTTTTAGGTTATTCACCAATAGCGTGGAGATTAGGTAGCTGGATCATAGGAGATCTTTTAGTAATTGCAGGATTCTTTTACGCCAGATATATAGTAGGAAACGATATAATTGGAAATTTAGCTGGTTTGATGACTGCAATAATTTTAGTTTCTGATCCAAACTTATGGCTATTGCACGGAATAGCAATGCTTGATATCTATGTAGCATTCTTTAGTTTTATGTCGCTTTTCTTCTTGATAAGAAAAAGAATATTATTAGCATCAATATTTTTAGGATTAGCATTCGCCTCTAAAGAACCATCATTCGTATTAGTAATTCCTTTTCTGTACTATTTAGGAGAATTAGAAAAGAAACCATTAAAAAGAGTAATTTATGGATTAGGAATTCCAGCATCAATATACTTACTTGCCTCCGTACCATTGATGGTTTATTATGGTGGAATAATTAACTGGTTTATATTAAAATACCAACACATGGTAGCATGGGATATAACAAATGGACATATAGCATTGACCGCAGTTTCACAAATCTCAACTCCTTGGGGATGGTTCTTAAATATTCATCCATTTTACATGGGATATAACTTCTATGCTAACGTAAATCCAGTAATTATGTTCTTATGGCTAGGCCTAACGCCTATAGCATTCATTATGAAAAACCTAAAAATGATAATGACTACAATGTTTGCTTGGACAGAATGGCTAGGATTCACACTAGTTTACTTCTTAGGTAATCATACATTATTCAGCTTTTATGTAACAGACTTTGCTCCTTTCTTAGATTCATACGTAGTAATATCACTTTTTATGATAGCAAGATATACACTCCTTAAAAATAAGAATATTAACATAGAAAGTAAGAATATTCCTGACATTAAAATCGTCAAGGAAAATAACGAAACCGAACAAAAAGAAAAAAATTAA
- a CDS encoding ABC transporter ATP-binding protein translates to MIQTIDLTKEFEVKRKKIKALDNVNISIEKGQLGALVGHNGAGKTTLLKILSTLVIPTYGDAIVNGYSVLKDEKKVRENIGLVTVSERAFYYRLTAMDNLIFFSSLQGLSLSDAKRRAKELLEFVGLQDWANIPYMKFSTGMQKRLALARALITDPPVILMDEPTLGLDLLSAREFRRVIKSLKDKTILMSSHYLREVEELANEIFLIKRGKIVEKGTLEELKEKVGNILEVEVNYLTDDLKKYLIEVHDDYYILRIPEKEIEKLRYYKEIEKTSPNLDDIYVYFIGEERETPGKGKVRPWRVRE, encoded by the coding sequence TTGATACAAACAATAGACCTAACAAAAGAGTTTGAAGTAAAAAGAAAAAAAATTAAAGCATTAGACAATGTCAACATCAGCATAGAAAAAGGACAATTAGGTGCACTAGTAGGACACAATGGAGCAGGAAAAACTACATTATTAAAAATACTTTCCACCCTAGTTATCCCAACTTATGGAGACGCAATAGTCAACGGTTATAGCGTTTTAAAAGACGAAAAGAAAGTAAGAGAAAATATAGGATTAGTAACAGTAAGTGAAAGAGCATTTTACTATAGACTAACAGCCATGGACAACCTCATATTTTTTTCCAGCTTACAAGGACTATCATTATCCGACGCAAAAAGAAGAGCAAAAGAATTATTAGAATTCGTAGGATTACAAGATTGGGCAAACATACCTTACATGAAATTTAGCACAGGAATGCAAAAAAGATTAGCATTAGCCAGAGCATTAATAACAGACCCACCAGTAATTTTAATGGACGAACCAACACTAGGATTAGACTTACTTTCAGCCAGAGAATTTAGAAGAGTAATAAAATCATTAAAAGACAAGACAATCCTAATGTCATCACATTACCTAAGAGAAGTAGAAGAATTAGCCAACGAAATATTTCTAATTAAAAGAGGAAAAATAGTAGAAAAAGGAACATTAGAAGAATTAAAAGAAAAAGTAGGAAACATTCTAGAAGTAGAAGTTAACTATCTAACAGATGACCTAAAAAAATACCTAATAGAAGTACACGATGATTATTATATTTTAAGAATACCAGAAAAAGAAATAGAAAAATTAAGATATTATAAAGAAATAGAAAAAACATCACCAAACCTAGACGACATTTACGTTTATTTCATAGGCGAAGAAAGAGAAACTCCAGGAAAAGGAAAGGTGAGACCATGGAGAGTAAGGGAATAA